The DNA segment CCGACGATGGCAGCGGAGGAGTTGCGCGACCTCTACCGCCGGCCCGACCCGCTGGACGAGGCCGAGCTCGCCCGGGCCGCGTCACTGGTCGAGCAGGCCGGTGGCCGCGGCTGGACCGAGGACGAGGCGGACCGCCAGCTCGCCGCCGGCATCCGGGCGCTGGCCTCGGCCGACCTGCCGGACCTGGTGCGCGACGACCTGACCCGGGTCGCCGGTCGGCTGCGCGGACGGAGCACCTGATGGCCGACCTGTCCACGCACGTGAAGGACCCGAACGCCGACGACGACGCGTGGGCGCACGCCGCACTGGACCGGGCCGTCGAGCACCTGCTGGACCTGCAGGACCCGGCCGGCTGGTGGAAGGGCGAGCTGGAGACCAACGTCACGATGGACGCCGAGGACCTGCTGATGCGGCAGTTCCTCGGCGTACGCACAGACGAACAGACCGCGCAGTCCGCCGTGTGGATCCGAAGCCAGCAACGCGACGACGGCTCATGGGCGAACTTCCGGTTCGGCCCGGGCGACGTGTCCACCTCGGTGGAGGCCTACGTCGCGCTCCGCCTCGCCGGTGACGACCCCGACGACCAGCACCTGAAGCAGGCCCGTCAATTCATCCTTGACAACGGCGGCATCGAGGGCACGAGGGTGTTCACCAGGATCTGGCTGTCGTTGTTCGGCCAGTGGAGCTGGGACGACGTGCCGGCGCTGCCGCCGGAGATCGTGCTCGCGCCCCGGTGGGTGCCGTTCAACATCTACGACTGGGGCTGCTGGGCACGCCAGACCCTGGTGCCGCTCACCATCCTCGGCGCGCTCCGTCCGAACCGCCCGCTCGGGGTGAGCGTCGACGAGCTGCGCGCCGGCACGCCCGCACCACCACCGGATCCGGCGACCACCTGGCGGGGTGCGTTCGCCCGGCTGGACCGGGTCCTGCATCGCTACGAACGCCGGCCGGTCAGGTCCGTGCGCAAGCTGGCCTTGCGCTGGGCCGCGGAGTGGGTCGTCGCCCGGCAGGAGAAGGACGGCTGCTGGGGCGGCATCCAGCCGCCGTGGGTCTACTCACTCATGGCGCTGCACGCGATCGGCTACCCGGTCGACCATCCGGTGCTGGCCGCCGGCCTCGCCGGCTGGGAGCGCTTCACCATCCGTGAGGACACCCCGGCCGGCACCATACGCAGGATCGAGGCGTGCCAGTCACCGGTGTGGGACACGGCGCTCGCCCTGGTGGCGCTCGGCGACGCGGGCGTGGCCCCCGAGGCCGGCCCGATGGTGCGGGCGCGCGACTGGCTGCTGGAGGAGGAGATCACCGTACGCGGCGACTGGGCGGTGCGGCGGCCGCGTACGCCCGCCGGCGGCTGGGCGTTCGAGTTCGACAACGACGGCTACCCCGACACCGACGACACCGCCGAGGTGGTGCTCGGCCTGCGCCGGACCGCCGAGTCGCCGCGCGTGGAAGAAGCGGTACGCCGGGCCCGGATCTGGTTGCGCGGCATGCAGTGCCGGGACGGCGGATGGGGCGCGTTCGACGCCGACAACACCCGCGAACTCGCCTACCAGTTGCCGTTCTGCGACTTCGGGGCGGTCATCGACCCGCCCAGCGCCGACGTCACCGCGCACGTGGTGGAGATGTTCGCCCACGAGGGGCACGCCGACGACCCGGAGGTGCAGCGGGCGGTGCGCTGGCTGCTCGACGCGCAGGAACGGGACGGGTCGTGGTTCGGCCGGTGGGGCGCCAACCACGTGTACGGCACCGGCGCGGTCCTGCCGGCGCTGGTGGCCGCCGGGCTGTCCCCGCATCACCGCGCCGTCGTCCGCGGCGCGAACTGGCTGACCGCGCACCAGAACGCCGACGGCGGCTGGGGGGAGGACCTGCGCTCCTACGCCGACCCGTCGTGGGTGGGCAAGGGCACGTCGACGGCGTCGCAGACCGCGTGGGCGCTGCTGGCGCTGGAGGCGGCCGGGCTGCGCGACTCCCCTGCCGTGCGTGCCGGGATCGCCTGGCTGGTGGCCACCCAACGCCCCGACGGTAGCTGGGACGAGCCGCAGTTCACCGGAACCGGGTTCCCCGGCGACTTCTACATCAACTACCACCTGTACCGGTTGGTGTTCCCGGTCACCGCGCTCGGCCGGCTGCTCCTCCCGGCGCACCACGACGCACAGGACCTGGCATGAGGGGAGCTGGGATGCCGGCGGAGTTCGTCCTGTGTGCACCGACCCGGCTTGAGGCGGCCGCGGTGCGGCGCGGCCTGGCCGGCCGGCCCACTTCGCCACCGGTGTTGCGTACCGGCATGGGCCGGCGACACGCCGAGCGCTCCGCCCACCTGCTCGCGGACACCGGCCGGTCGCCGTCGGGCGTGCTGGTGACCGGGGTGGCCGGCGCGCTCGACCCCGGTCTCGCGCCCGGTGACGTGGTGGTGGCCACGGAAGTACGCGCGGGCGAGCGCACCGTCGAATGCCCGAGCGCGCCGCTGCTGGCCGCCCGGCTGGCCCGGCTCGGCCTGACCGTGCACACCGGGCCGGTGGTGAGCCGGGACCAGCTGGTCAGCGGCGCCGCTCGCGTCGCGCTCCGCGACACCGGCGCGCTCGCCGTCGACCTGGAGTCCGGCTGGCTCGCGGCCGGCCTGCCCTCCTCGACCGCGACCGCCTGCGTGCGAGTGGTTGCCGACCCGGCCACCGGCCCGTTGTGGCGGCCGGTCACGCTCGCCCACCTGGCGACCTCCGTGCGCGTCCTCACCACCGTCGCGCCCGCGCTGGCCGACTGGGGCGCGGTGACCGGGGCGCGGACGGTTCTGCTTCCCCACCCCCGTTCGTTCTGCGCCGGCGTGGAACGCGCCATCGACATCGTCGAACGGGTCCTCGCCCAGCGCAGCGGCCCGGTCTACGTCCGCAAGCAGATCGTGCACAACTCCCACGTCGTCGCGAGGCTGGAAGGTCTCGGTGCGGTGTTCGTGGAGGATCTGGACGAGGTGCCCGCGGGCGCCACCGTCGTCTTCTCCGCGCACGGTGTGTCCCCCGCCGTACGCCAGGAGGCCGCCGCCCGTGGCCTCGGCGTCGTGGACGCCACCTGTCCCCTGGTGGCGAAGGTGCACAGCGAGGCCCGCAGGTTCGCCGACCGCGGCGACACCGTGCTGTTCATCGGGCACGACGGCCACGAGGAGACCGAGGGCACGGTGGGCGAACGCCCCGGGAGCACGGTGCTGGTGGAGGACCTCGCCGGCGCCGCCCGCGTGCGGGTGCCCGATCCCGGCCGGGTGTCCTACCTCGTGCAGACCACGCTCGGGGTGGACGAGGTGGCCGAGATCGTCGACGTCCTGCACGACCGCTTCCCCGCCCTGCAGGGACCGGCGTCGGACGACATCTGCTATGCCACGACCAACCGCCAGCACGCCCTGCGGTCGGTGGCCCGGCAGGCCGACCTGGTCCTCGTCGTCGGCTCGCGGAACTCCTCCAACGCCACCCGGCTGGTCGAGCTCGCCCGCCGCCTGGGCACCCCGGCCCACCTGGTCGACGACCCGGGCGGCATCGACCTGGCCTGGCTCCCCGGTGCGGCGACGGTCGCCGTCACCGCGGGCGCCTCCACGCCTGCGTCACTGGTCGAGGCGACCGTCGACGCACTGCGCGGTCTCGGCCCGGTGGACGTGCGCGAGCACGTCGTCACCACCGAGGACATCGAGTTCACCCTGCCGAAGGAGGTGCGCAACCCATGACCATGCCGATGAGGCAGAGCCTGCGAATCGGGCGATACCTGCTGACCCAGCGACTGCGCGGCCGGGAGAAGTTTCCCCTGCTGGTCGAACTCGAGCCGTTGTTCGCCTGCAACCTGCAGTGCGCGGGCTGCGGCAAGATCCAGCACCCGGCCGACGAGCTGCGCCGCCGGATGCCGGTCGAGCAGGCCGTGGCCGCGATGGAGGAGTGCGGCGCGCCGATGGTCTCCATCGCCGGCGGCGAACCGTTCATGCACCCCGAGATCGACAAGCTCGTCAACGAACTGGTGAAGCGGAAGATCTACGTCTTCCTGTGCACCAACGCGTTGCTGGTCCGCAAGTGGTGGGACCGCTTCGACTTCACGCCCTCGCGCTACTTCGCGTTCGCCGTGCACATCGACGGCCTGCGCGAACGCCACGACGCGTCGGTGGACCACGAGGGCGGGTTCGACGAGGCGGTCGCGGCGGTGAGGTTCCTGCAGGCACAGGGATTCCGGGTCACCACGAACACGACGTTCTTCACCAACGACAGCCCACAGAACGTCATCGACGTGCTGGACTTCCTCAACGACGACCTGCACGTGGACGAGATGATGGTCTCGCCCGCGTACGCGTACGAGAAGGCGCCCGACCAGGACCACTTCCTCGGCGTCACCCAGACCAGGGAACTGTTCCGCAAGGCGTTCGCGAACGGCAACCGCGGGCGCTGGCGGCTCAACCACTCACCGCTGTTCCTGGACTTCCTCGAGGGCAAGGTGGATTTCCCCTGTACCGCCTGGGGAATCCCGTCGTACTCGCTGTTCGGGTGGCAGCGGCCGTGCTACCTGATGAGCGACGGGTACGCCTCGACATACAAGGAACTGGTCGAGGAGACCGACTGGGACAGCTACGGCCGGGGCCGGGACCCGCGGTGCGCGAACTGCATGGCGCACTGTGGGTACGAGCCGACGGCGGTGCTGGCCACGATGGGTTCGCTGCGCCAGTCGCTGCGGGCGATCGCCGGGTGACAAGCGTCGATTGACAGGTCAGCCGTCGCCGCCCCAGCGCTCGGACAGCCGGTGGTAGGTCGTCGGCGCCAGTGAGCGCACGGCCACCGGAAACCGCAGCCAGGCGGGTACGACGACC comes from the Actinopolymorpha sp. NPDC004070 genome and includes:
- the ispH gene encoding 4-hydroxy-3-methylbut-2-enyl diphosphate reductase, whose translation is MRGAGMPAEFVLCAPTRLEAAAVRRGLAGRPTSPPVLRTGMGRRHAERSAHLLADTGRSPSGVLVTGVAGALDPGLAPGDVVVATEVRAGERTVECPSAPLLAARLARLGLTVHTGPVVSRDQLVSGAARVALRDTGALAVDLESGWLAAGLPSSTATACVRVVADPATGPLWRPVTLAHLATSVRVLTTVAPALADWGAVTGARTVLLPHPRSFCAGVERAIDIVERVLAQRSGPVYVRKQIVHNSHVVARLEGLGAVFVEDLDEVPAGATVVFSAHGVSPAVRQEAAARGLGVVDATCPLVAKVHSEARRFADRGDTVLFIGHDGHEETEGTVGERPGSTVLVEDLAGAARVRVPDPGRVSYLVQTTLGVDEVAEIVDVLHDRFPALQGPASDDICYATTNRQHALRSVARQADLVLVVGSRNSSNATRLVELARRLGTPAHLVDDPGGIDLAWLPGAATVAVTAGASTPASLVEATVDALRGLGPVDVREHVVTTEDIEFTLPKEVRNP
- the hpnH gene encoding adenosyl-hopene transferase HpnH, which encodes MTMPMRQSLRIGRYLLTQRLRGREKFPLLVELEPLFACNLQCAGCGKIQHPADELRRRMPVEQAVAAMEECGAPMVSIAGGEPFMHPEIDKLVNELVKRKIYVFLCTNALLVRKWWDRFDFTPSRYFAFAVHIDGLRERHDASVDHEGGFDEAVAAVRFLQAQGFRVTTNTTFFTNDSPQNVIDVLDFLNDDLHVDEMMVSPAYAYEKAPDQDHFLGVTQTRELFRKAFANGNRGRWRLNHSPLFLDFLEGKVDFPCTAWGIPSYSLFGWQRPCYLMSDGYASTYKELVEETDWDSYGRGRDPRCANCMAHCGYEPTAVLATMGSLRQSLRAIAG
- the shc gene encoding squalene--hopene cyclase, producing MADLSTHVKDPNADDDAWAHAALDRAVEHLLDLQDPAGWWKGELETNVTMDAEDLLMRQFLGVRTDEQTAQSAVWIRSQQRDDGSWANFRFGPGDVSTSVEAYVALRLAGDDPDDQHLKQARQFILDNGGIEGTRVFTRIWLSLFGQWSWDDVPALPPEIVLAPRWVPFNIYDWGCWARQTLVPLTILGALRPNRPLGVSVDELRAGTPAPPPDPATTWRGAFARLDRVLHRYERRPVRSVRKLALRWAAEWVVARQEKDGCWGGIQPPWVYSLMALHAIGYPVDHPVLAAGLAGWERFTIREDTPAGTIRRIEACQSPVWDTALALVALGDAGVAPEAGPMVRARDWLLEEEITVRGDWAVRRPRTPAGGWAFEFDNDGYPDTDDTAEVVLGLRRTAESPRVEEAVRRARIWLRGMQCRDGGWGAFDADNTRELAYQLPFCDFGAVIDPPSADVTAHVVEMFAHEGHADDPEVQRAVRWLLDAQERDGSWFGRWGANHVYGTGAVLPALVAAGLSPHHRAVVRGANWLTAHQNADGGWGEDLRSYADPSWVGKGTSTASQTAWALLALEAAGLRDSPAVRAGIAWLVATQRPDGSWDEPQFTGTGFPGDFYINYHLYRLVFPVTALGRLLLPAHHDAQDLA